Proteins from a single region of Companilactobacillus farciminis KCTC 3681 = DSM 20184:
- the glpK gene encoding glycerol kinase GlpK yields MEKEYILAIDEGTTTARAIIFDHSGKKVAVARHPIQQILPNPGWVEHDPNLIWNAVQTTIATALIDSGIKPDQIKAIGIASQRETTVVWDKETGLPIYNAIVWQSRQTAHLANDMIKAGFKDEIHKKTGLIISPYFSATKIRWILNHVEGAQERAEKGELLFGTINTWLLWKLTDGASFMTDYANASRTMLFNINTLQWDKDLLKLFNIPKAMLPEVKSNSEVFGMTKNYQFYGSEIPISGMTGSQQASLFGQMAFEKGMVKNTYGTGAFAVMNTGDKPALSDNNLLTTIAYGINGEIKYALEGSVFVAGAALQWLRDDMRLINNTPQTSDYAKSSTDHDEVYVVPAFAGLGAPYWDNQAHGTMFGITRGTTDKDLVKATLQAIAYQTKDIIETMSSDAKMPIEVLKVDGAASANDYLMQFQADILGISLQRSSELETTSLGVAFMAGLGVGFWKDIDDIKKNYQTGKLYQPKMKESLRNDLYDGWKEAVKATMAFKHNAK; encoded by the coding sequence ATGGAAAAAGAATATATTTTAGCAATTGATGAGGGGACAACGACGGCTCGAGCTATTATTTTTGATCACAGTGGTAAGAAGGTAGCTGTTGCTAGACATCCAATTCAACAAATTTTACCGAATCCCGGTTGGGTCGAACATGATCCCAATCTAATTTGGAATGCCGTACAGACAACTATTGCCACTGCTTTGATCGATTCGGGTATCAAACCTGATCAAATTAAAGCAATCGGGATTGCTAGTCAAAGAGAGACAACTGTCGTTTGGGATAAAGAGACTGGTTTGCCAATTTATAACGCGATTGTTTGGCAAAGTCGACAAACTGCCCATTTGGCTAATGACATGATCAAGGCTGGCTTCAAAGATGAAATCCACAAAAAGACCGGTTTGATTATCAGCCCTTATTTCTCAGCTACAAAAATCCGTTGGATCCTCAATCACGTTGAAGGTGCTCAAGAACGTGCTGAAAAAGGCGAATTGCTCTTTGGGACTATCAACACTTGGTTGTTGTGGAAGCTGACTGATGGTGCTAGTTTCATGACTGATTATGCCAACGCTAGTCGAACGATGCTCTTCAATATCAACACTTTGCAATGGGATAAAGATTTATTAAAACTCTTTAACATTCCTAAAGCAATGTTGCCAGAGGTTAAATCCAATTCAGAAGTCTTTGGAATGACGAAGAATTATCAATTTTATGGTTCGGAGATTCCAATTTCTGGGATGACCGGTTCTCAACAAGCATCCCTCTTTGGACAGATGGCTTTTGAAAAAGGGATGGTCAAAAATACCTATGGAACTGGTGCTTTTGCCGTTATGAATACTGGAGATAAACCGGCTTTGTCTGACAATAATTTGTTGACAACGATTGCTTATGGCATCAATGGTGAAATCAAATATGCCTTAGAAGGCAGTGTTTTCGTGGCTGGAGCGGCGTTACAGTGGTTGCGTGACGACATGCGTTTGATCAACAATACTCCGCAGACTTCAGACTATGCCAAAAGTTCGACTGATCACGATGAGGTCTATGTCGTTCCAGCTTTTGCCGGTTTGGGTGCACCTTATTGGGATAATCAAGCACATGGTACGATGTTTGGAATTACTCGTGGTACAACGGATAAAGATTTGGTCAAAGCTACTTTGCAGGCGATTGCATATCAGACAAAAGATATCATTGAGACGATGAGTTCTGACGCTAAGATGCCAATTGAAGTCCTAAAAGTCGATGGAGCAGCATCAGCTAATGATTATTTGATGCAATTCCAAGCTGATATTTTGGGAATCTCATTGCAGCGTTCTTCAGAATTAGAAACTACTTCCTTAGGAGTGGCCTTTATGGCTGGATTAGGAGTAGGCTTCTGGAAAGATATTGACGATATTAAGAAGAATTATCAAACTGGAAAACTGTATCAACCAAAAATGAAAGAATCTCTTAGAAATGATCTTTACGATGGTTGGAAAGAGGCTGTTAAAGCAACAATGGCCTTCAAACATAATGCAAAATAA
- a CDS encoding YfhO family protein, giving the protein MLKRHVRYYLGAFFLNLVIISAIFAYFKLVPFGSNNFLSSDLGTQYLTFLTELRRQLTSGNLHFYLFSQSLGDNFFPVMSYYLLSPFNLLLVFFSPMGIPAAANIIIMLKISSMGVAMAYFLKEYSKEIKFTNYIFTLAYSFCGFVASYFYDLMWLDALIMLPLVAIGVMRVIKEQKYVLYYCSILLAIIFNYYLGYMLCIFSLCFFIYTGLETNLFHQKNKWKIIGNYLTTSVLAGLSSAVVLLPTLVGMMKTGKTSFNVMNYLPSARFGLEALTELGIGGNTFEQRLEHGPSVFMTSTILILLLAYFFSPRVNNKDKQNSTFLLGTLLISMFVTTFNTVWHMFQNPAGFPFRNSFIFSFVCIFIAYKAFEVGVFKDKSTIIKSTSVAGILLCIGYSTEWLLPKIIEKLGFAIPDNDYNGYFFWLSIICIVISGIILLVLNSNKKFFGLLMLMMAFEIVANFNSVISTAGLGNQLVYREEFRKENDILADVKKRSHLGHRIIVSKSGLNKAFPEKYNNYNDPILFNINGLSLYSSTLNQKTLEMMNNLGYYSINVRRISYFGGTNLTNALLGVYYRVRQWDNHYYVEENYNAPSLGFLVNKDVYGYKMKNGHALDNQDRLWQALNGNSTEYLKNATLNSMQQTTVKNKTLYTYQMTTRASGPLYFYKTPLNYDQTKIYVDGKRVKTSNMNVYKAATLRLRHFKKNQKVQIKILTNKTFDLNPEYFQSLDQPRFLKSLDKFQDNSLKISSDLNHDTVRGTINVKKAAPMLFSIPYDDGWSATVDGKKVKIHQVVDNLMAIDLTKGQHKVELNYQVPGLKIGWIVSIVSIILFIGFDFLKYRTKKSN; this is encoded by the coding sequence ATGCTTAAACGTCATGTCCGGTATTATCTTGGAGCGTTTTTTCTTAATCTTGTTATTATTTCAGCTATTTTTGCGTATTTTAAATTAGTACCTTTTGGCAGCAACAATTTCTTGAGTAGTGATTTAGGCACGCAATATCTGACCTTTTTGACTGAATTACGGCGCCAGCTAACTTCTGGCAACTTGCATTTTTATTTGTTCAGTCAGTCTTTGGGAGATAATTTCTTCCCGGTTATGAGCTACTACTTACTGTCGCCTTTTAATTTGCTGTTGGTTTTCTTTAGTCCCATGGGAATTCCTGCGGCAGCGAATATCATCATCATGTTGAAAATTTCTTCAATGGGTGTGGCGATGGCTTATTTCTTGAAGGAATACTCTAAAGAAATTAAATTTACCAACTATATTTTTACTCTGGCTTATAGTTTTTGTGGATTCGTAGCGTCATACTTTTATGATTTGATGTGGCTGGATGCCTTGATAATGTTACCTTTAGTAGCAATAGGCGTTATGCGGGTCATTAAAGAACAAAAATATGTCCTATATTATTGTTCAATTCTTTTAGCAATTATCTTCAATTATTACTTAGGATATATGCTCTGTATTTTCTCGTTATGTTTCTTTATTTATACGGGATTAGAGACGAATCTTTTTCATCAAAAAAATAAGTGGAAAATTATCGGCAACTATTTAACTACTTCAGTATTGGCTGGTTTAAGTTCAGCGGTAGTCCTATTGCCAACTTTAGTTGGGATGATGAAAACAGGCAAAACTTCCTTTAATGTCATGAATTACTTGCCATCAGCTCGATTCGGCTTGGAAGCTCTGACAGAACTAGGAATCGGTGGGAACACTTTTGAACAGAGACTTGAGCACGGTCCATCGGTCTTTATGACTTCGACGATTTTAATTTTGTTATTGGCTTATTTTTTCAGTCCTCGAGTAAACAATAAAGACAAGCAGAATTCTACGTTCTTATTAGGAACTTTGTTGATCAGTATGTTTGTAACAACTTTCAATACGGTTTGGCACATGTTCCAAAATCCTGCTGGTTTCCCATTTAGAAATAGTTTTATCTTCTCGTTCGTCTGTATTTTCATCGCTTATAAGGCCTTTGAGGTTGGAGTTTTCAAGGATAAGTCGACAATTATCAAATCTACCAGCGTGGCAGGAATCTTGCTCTGTATTGGTTATTCAACGGAATGGCTATTGCCAAAGATTATTGAAAAACTTGGCTTTGCAATTCCAGATAATGATTACAACGGCTATTTCTTCTGGTTGAGTATTATTTGTATCGTGATTTCCGGCATAATTTTATTAGTGCTTAATAGTAATAAAAAATTCTTTGGCTTGTTGATGCTGATGATGGCCTTTGAAATAGTTGCTAATTTCAATTCAGTTATCAGTACTGCTGGTTTAGGAAATCAATTGGTTTATCGTGAAGAATTTCGTAAAGAAAATGATATCTTAGCTGATGTTAAGAAGAGAAGTCATTTGGGACATCGAATCATCGTTTCTAAATCAGGGCTTAATAAGGCTTTTCCGGAGAAATACAATAATTACAACGACCCAATTTTGTTCAATATCAACGGTCTGAGTTTGTACAGTTCTACTTTGAATCAGAAGACTTTGGAAATGATGAATAATTTGGGTTATTACAGTATCAATGTCCGTCGAATCAGTTACTTTGGTGGGACGAATTTGACCAATGCTTTGCTAGGCGTTTATTATCGAGTTCGTCAGTGGGATAATCATTACTACGTCGAAGAAAATTACAATGCGCCATCATTAGGTTTTCTAGTTAATAAAGATGTTTATGGCTATAAGATGAAAAATGGTCACGCTTTGGATAATCAGGATCGTTTGTGGCAAGCTTTGAATGGCAATAGTACTGAATATTTAAAGAATGCTACACTCAATAGCATGCAACAGACGACAGTGAAGAATAAGACCCTATATACGTACCAGATGACGACTCGTGCCAGTGGTCCATTGTATTTCTACAAGACGCCGCTAAATTATGATCAGACCAAGATTTATGTCGATGGCAAACGGGTCAAAACTAGCAATATGAACGTTTATAAAGCGGCCACTTTGCGGTTGAGGCATTTCAAGAAGAATCAAAAAGTCCAAATAAAGATTTTGACGAATAAGACCTTTGATTTGAATCCGGAATATTTCCAGTCATTAGATCAACCTAGGTTCTTGAAGTCTTTGGATAAATTCCAAGATAATTCTCTAAAGATTAGTTCTGACTTGAATCACGATACAGTTCGTGGAACTATCAATGTCAAAAAAGCTGCGCCGATGTTGTTCAGTATTCCTTACGATGACGGTTGGAGTGCTACGGTTGACGGTAAGAAGGTCAAAATTCATCAAGTAGTCGACAATTTGATGGCAATTGATTTAACCAAAGGACAGCATAAAGTGGAATTGAACTATCAAGTGCCAGGGCTTAAAATTGGTTGGATAGTTTCAATTGTGTCGATAATTCTATTTATAGGCTTTGATTTCTTAAAATATAGAACAAAAAAATCTAATTAA
- a CDS encoding AAA family ATPase yields MENELRFLSLDIEGYPLFENNLHFSLLTDSRVSQDYADSLMHLFGSNYTNNITTIVGKNATGKTMIMKITMGILSLLFNGKSVKETRLKEVLFDDSDVKFTVYLYGNDKYLYQDQIIIGSKFDGLESNFEVKSEKIFKKKAKVSEPKRDLLTFSKRNLILDRNNLKSDVAAALASDDSMFRMIVRAGNYRIPMITDNTIFTNTNFFIPNLGDVPSEILEYLDPSIEYLKIEKADNNKVFYRLKFKDREEELTDQNFATIEYYLSSGTAKGISLYTQILRTLKSGGIIFVDEIENHFNHAIARSFINYFKDSAININNAKLVFTTHYSEFLDDMDRNDQIFIARRLSKISLTRYSSTKIRSDILRSDVFMSNSIDGTAPEYSAYIALKKATINSIKNYGHRREVCKDEQ; encoded by the coding sequence ATGGAAAACGAATTACGCTTTTTGTCATTAGATATCGAAGGATATCCTTTATTTGAAAATAATTTGCATTTTTCTTTATTGACTGATAGCAGAGTTTCGCAAGATTATGCGGATTCTCTTATGCATTTATTTGGTTCTAATTACACTAACAATATAACAACAATTGTAGGTAAAAATGCTACAGGGAAAACCATGATAATGAAAATTACTATGGGAATTCTGTCGTTATTGTTCAACGGTAAGTCTGTAAAAGAAACTAGACTAAAAGAAGTGTTGTTTGATGATTCTGATGTAAAATTTACAGTGTACCTGTATGGGAACGATAAATATCTATATCAAGATCAAATTATTATTGGAAGTAAATTTGATGGTTTAGAGTCCAATTTTGAAGTTAAGTCTGAAAAGATTTTTAAAAAGAAAGCTAAAGTTAGTGAACCTAAAAGAGATTTATTAACATTCTCGAAAAGGAATTTAATTTTAGATAGAAATAATTTGAAAAGTGATGTTGCTGCCGCTTTGGCATCAGATGATTCAATGTTTAGAATGATTGTTAGAGCTGGCAATTATCGTATTCCAATGATTACCGATAATACAATTTTTACAAATACTAATTTCTTTATTCCTAACCTTGGCGATGTTCCTAGTGAAATACTTGAGTATTTGGATCCAAGTATTGAATATTTAAAAATTGAGAAGGCTGATAATAATAAAGTTTTTTATCGATTAAAATTTAAAGATAGGGAAGAAGAATTAACTGATCAAAATTTTGCTACCATTGAATATTATTTATCTTCAGGTACAGCGAAAGGAATTTCTTTATATACTCAAATTTTACGTACTTTAAAGAGTGGTGGGATTATTTTCGTTGACGAAATTGAAAATCATTTTAATCATGCAATAGCTCGAAGTTTTATTAATTATTTTAAAGATTCTGCGATTAATATAAATAACGCCAAATTAGTATTTACCACCCATTATTCGGAGTTTTTAGATGATATGGATAGAAATGATCAAATATTTATAGCTAGAAGATTATCCAAAATATCATTGACTAGATATTCAAGTACGAAAATAAGGAGTGATATTTTGAGATCTGACGTCTTCATGTCGAATAGTATTGATGGTACAGCACCAGAGTATAGTGCATATATTGCGTTGAAAAAAGCAACGATTAATAGTATCAAAAATTACGGACATCGACGTGAGGTATGTAAAGATGAGCAATAA
- the glpK gene encoding glycerol kinase GlpK: MSSEYVMAIDEGTTSTRAIIFDKSGTKIADAQREFTQHFPQPGWVEHDANEIWNAVQSTIANVFIDSGIKPKQIKGIGITNQRETTIIWDKKTGLPIYNAIVWQSRQTSDIAAKLEKDGYGDMIHEKTGLLIDPYFSATKIRWILDHVKGAQERAEKGELLFGTIDTWILWKLSGGAAHVTDYSNASRTMLFNIHDLKWDDDILKMLNIPKAMLPEVRPNSEVYAKTKGYHFYGSEVPIAGMIGDQQSALFGQMAFEPGMVKNTYGTGAFIVMNTGEKPQLSDNNLLTTIGYGINGKVYYALEGSIFVAGSAIQWLRDAMHLVDTAPESEEAALNSNDDDEVYVVPAFTGLGAPYWDADARGAVFGLTRGTTKNDFIKATLQSLAYQSRDVIETMKRDTGIDIPTLKVDGGAANNRYLMQFQADILQTPVQRAKDLETTALGAAFLAGLAVGYWDSLEDIKKQYATGATFEPEMDVKRADYLYEGWKEAVSATRTFKHKAK, from the coding sequence ATGTCAAGTGAATATGTTATGGCAATCGATGAAGGAACTACTAGTACCCGTGCAATTATTTTTGATAAATCCGGGACAAAAATTGCCGATGCCCAACGTGAATTTACGCAACATTTTCCACAACCTGGTTGGGTTGAACACGATGCTAATGAGATTTGGAATGCCGTTCAATCGACAATTGCCAATGTTTTTATCGATTCAGGTATCAAACCTAAGCAAATCAAAGGTATTGGAATTACCAATCAACGTGAAACTACTATTATTTGGGATAAGAAAACTGGCCTGCCAATTTATAACGCCATTGTTTGGCAAAGTCGTCAAACTTCAGATATTGCCGCTAAGTTAGAAAAAGATGGCTACGGCGATATGATTCATGAAAAAACTGGCTTGTTAATTGATCCATATTTCTCAGCCACAAAGATTCGTTGGATCTTGGATCACGTAAAAGGTGCTCAAGAACGTGCTGAAAAAGGCGAATTACTCTTTGGTACCATCGACACTTGGATTCTTTGGAAATTATCTGGTGGAGCTGCTCACGTAACGGATTATTCAAATGCTAGTCGGACAATGCTTTTCAATATCCACGACCTCAAATGGGATGACGACATTTTGAAAATGTTGAATATTCCTAAGGCTATGTTGCCGGAAGTTCGTCCTAATTCTGAAGTTTATGCTAAGACAAAGGGTTACCATTTCTATGGGTCAGAAGTTCCTATCGCCGGTATGATTGGTGATCAGCAGTCAGCTTTGTTTGGTCAAATGGCCTTTGAACCAGGAATGGTCAAAAATACTTATGGCACTGGTGCCTTCATCGTGATGAACACTGGTGAAAAACCACAATTATCCGACAATAACTTGTTGACGACGATTGGTTATGGAATCAATGGTAAAGTTTACTATGCTTTGGAAGGTAGTATTTTCGTGGCTGGTTCAGCTATTCAATGGTTGCGTGATGCAATGCATTTAGTCGACACAGCTCCCGAATCAGAAGAAGCCGCTTTAAATTCCAATGACGATGATGAAGTTTACGTTGTACCAGCATTTACTGGATTAGGCGCACCTTATTGGGATGCTGACGCCCGTGGTGCCGTATTTGGTTTGACTAGAGGAACAACGAAGAACGATTTCATCAAAGCAACGTTGCAATCATTGGCTTATCAAAGTCGTGATGTTATTGAAACAATGAAACGCGATACAGGAATTGATATTCCAACCTTAAAAGTTGATGGTGGTGCTGCAAATAATCGTTATCTAATGCAGTTCCAAGCTGATATTTTACAAACACCCGTTCAACGCGCCAAAGATTTGGAAACAACTGCTCTAGGTGCCGCATTTTTAGCTGGACTAGCAGTAGGGTATTGGGATAGTCTAGAAGATATTAAGAAACAATACGCAACAGGTGCTACTTTCGAACCAGAAATGGATGTTAAACGTGCAGATTATCTATATGAAGGTTGGAAAGAAGCAGTTAGTGCAACAAGAACGTTCAAACATAAAGCAAAATAA
- a CDS encoding FAD-dependent oxidoreductase gives MKVSIVGCTHAGTFSAMNILKEHPDWEVSVFERNDNLSFLSCGIALWVSDRVSDPNKMFYASPEALTELGAHMHMQHDVTNIDFDNKKLAVKNLVSGETFEQDYDKLVITTGSAPVIPPIPGIDSSRVMLCKNWTNANELKENAKDIKSAIVIGAGYIGAELAEGYATLGKETTLIDALPHVLGKNLDPNMSAVAEKDYIDNGVKLGMGEKVQSFEETDHSVIVKTDKNTYEADIAVMCVGFRPNTKMFADEFETLPNGALIVDKYMHTSKEDVFSAGDAASVHYNPTGDNQYIPLATNSVRQGILVGKNIEKDTAPYMGTQASSAVELFGRTYAASGLTKEHAEVLGKKVDSVSLEDNYRPEFMLTTTPVLMNLVWDPETREILGGALTSMYDVSQSANLLSLAIQKKVTIDELSMVDFLFQPNFDKPVNYVSALAGAAVEKADK, from the coding sequence ATGAAGGTAAGTATCGTAGGATGCACACATGCGGGAACTTTTTCAGCAATGAATATTTTGAAGGAACATCCAGATTGGGAAGTTTCTGTTTTTGAAAGAAATGATAACCTTTCTTTCCTATCATGTGGGATCGCACTTTGGGTAAGTGATCGTGTTTCAGACCCTAACAAAATGTTTTACGCTAGTCCAGAAGCTTTGACAGAACTAGGCGCACATATGCACATGCAACATGATGTTACAAATATTGACTTTGATAATAAGAAATTAGCCGTTAAAAACCTAGTTAGTGGGGAAACTTTTGAACAAGATTATGACAAGCTAGTCATTACTACTGGTTCAGCTCCAGTTATCCCTCCAATTCCAGGCATTGACTCAAGTCGTGTAATGCTTTGCAAGAATTGGACTAACGCCAATGAATTGAAAGAAAATGCTAAAGATATCAAGAGTGCCATCGTTATTGGTGCCGGCTACATCGGTGCTGAACTAGCTGAAGGTTACGCTACTCTTGGTAAAGAAACTACTTTGATTGATGCTTTGCCACACGTTTTAGGTAAGAACCTCGATCCTAACATGTCAGCTGTTGCCGAAAAAGATTACATTGATAACGGTGTAAAACTCGGTATGGGTGAAAAAGTTCAATCATTTGAAGAAACAGATCATAGTGTAATTGTAAAAACTGATAAAAATACTTATGAAGCTGATATCGCTGTTATGTGTGTCGGTTTCCGTCCTAATACAAAGATGTTCGCTGACGAATTCGAAACTTTGCCAAACGGTGCCTTGATTGTGGATAAATACATGCACACAAGTAAAGAAGACGTCTTCTCAGCCGGTGATGCCGCATCCGTTCACTACAATCCAACTGGAGACAACCAATACATTCCTTTGGCAACTAACTCAGTTCGTCAAGGTATCTTGGTTGGTAAGAATATCGAAAAAGATACAGCCCCTTACATGGGAACACAAGCTAGTTCAGCGGTTGAATTATTTGGCAGAACTTATGCTGCTAGTGGTTTGACTAAAGAACACGCTGAAGTCCTAGGTAAGAAGGTTGACAGCGTATCTCTAGAAGACAATTATCGTCCAGAGTTCATGTTGACAACTACTCCTGTTTTGATGAACCTCGTATGGGACCCAGAAACAAGAGAAATCCTCGGTGGAGCTTTGACAAGTATGTATGATGTATCACAATCAGCTAACCTCTTGTCATTAGCTATTCAAAAGAAAGTTACGATTGATGAATTGTCCATGGTCGACTTCTTGTTCCAACCTAACTTTGACAAACCAGTTAACTACGTCAGTGCCTTAGCCGGAGCTGCTGTGGAAAAAGCTGATAAATAA
- a CDS encoding peptide MFS transporter, translating into MDEKKDRGFFGQPIGLRTLFLTEFWERFSYYGMRAILLFYMYYAVTEGGLGMDRTTAASVMSIYGSLVYMSSVLGGFISDRLLGPRRTVFWGGVLIMFGHIVLSLPMGETGLFLSIGLIVIGTGLLKPNVSEMVGGLYSEGDTRRDSGFSIYVMGINLGSLFAPQAVSMMSNRFNFHAGFSLAAIGMFLGLVVYWWDGRKYLPKESLQAPDPITDAERSKFYKRVIMGVIALVVIVVAMIAMHAFTVDNFITILSILGIALPVGYFIMMLTSKKVSKVERSRVFAYIPLFIAAAIFWAIEEQGSVVLALFAAEQTQLNFAGLHLTAPQFQMLNPFFIIIYTPFFAWLWIKLAKRQPSSPSKFWMGLVATAISYFVLIIPLIGLSPDGKVSPLWLVLSWAIIEVGEMLISPVGLSATTKLAPKAFRGQMMSMWFLADSAGQAANAQLVKLFEPGNPQNEMMFFGITGIVTLVAAVILIMFVPKIKKLMAGVN; encoded by the coding sequence ATGGACGAAAAGAAGGACCGAGGATTTTTCGGTCAACCGATAGGGTTACGTACATTATTCCTAACTGAATTCTGGGAAAGATTCAGTTACTATGGTATGCGTGCCATTTTGCTATTTTACATGTACTATGCTGTTACAGAGGGCGGACTTGGTATGGACCGTACCACTGCAGCATCTGTCATGTCTATCTATGGTTCACTAGTTTATATGTCTAGTGTGCTTGGTGGATTTATCAGTGATAGACTTTTGGGACCTAGAAGAACTGTCTTCTGGGGTGGTGTCTTGATCATGTTTGGTCACATCGTATTGTCACTCCCAATGGGCGAAACTGGTTTGTTCCTATCCATCGGACTTATTGTTATTGGTACTGGTTTATTGAAACCAAACGTATCCGAAATGGTTGGTGGATTGTACAGTGAAGGTGATACTAGACGTGATTCTGGTTTCAGTATTTACGTTATGGGTATCAACTTAGGTTCATTGTTCGCACCACAAGCTGTAAGTATGATGAGTAACAGATTTAATTTCCACGCTGGTTTCTCATTAGCTGCCATTGGTATGTTCTTAGGTTTAGTAGTTTACTGGTGGGACGGTCGTAAGTACCTTCCTAAAGAAAGTTTACAAGCCCCAGATCCAATTACTGATGCCGAACGTAGTAAATTCTACAAACGTGTCATTATGGGTGTAATTGCTTTAGTCGTTATCGTTGTGGCTATGATTGCTATGCATGCCTTCACAGTTGATAACTTCATCACTATCTTGAGTATCTTAGGTATCGCTTTACCTGTTGGTTACTTCATTATGATGCTAACAAGTAAGAAAGTTTCTAAGGTCGAAAGATCACGTGTATTTGCTTATATTCCATTGTTCATCGCTGCCGCAATTTTCTGGGCAATTGAAGAACAAGGTTCTGTTGTTTTGGCACTTTTCGCTGCTGAACAAACTCAATTAAACTTTGCTGGTTTGCATTTGACAGCTCCACAATTCCAAATGCTTAACCCATTCTTCATCATTATCTATACACCATTCTTTGCATGGTTATGGATTAAATTGGCTAAACGTCAACCATCATCACCATCTAAGTTCTGGATGGGACTAGTTGCTACAGCTATTTCATACTTTGTCTTGATTATTCCTTTGATTGGATTATCTCCAGATGGCAAAGTTAGTCCACTATGGCTAGTTCTAAGTTGGGCTATCATTGAAGTTGGTGAAATGTTGATTTCTCCAGTTGGTTTGTCAGCTACAACAAAACTTGCTCCTAAGGCTTTCAGAGGTCAAATGATGAGTATGTGGTTCCTAGCTGATTCAGCCGGACAAGCTGCTAATGCTCAATTAGTTAAGTTATTCGAACCAGGAAACCCACAAAACGAAATGATGTTCTTTGGTATAACTGGTATCGTTACATTAGTTGCCGCAGTTATCTTGATTATGTTTGTACCTAAGATCAAGAAATTGATGGCCGGTGTTAACTAA